The Manihot esculenta cultivar AM560-2 chromosome 1, M.esculenta_v8, whole genome shotgun sequence genome has a window encoding:
- the LOC110629078 gene encoding uncharacterized protein LOC110629078 has translation MGISVDGFRGRKKSSSRGHHRFVGVRQRPSGRWVAEIKDSLQKVRLWLGTFDTAEDAARAYDDAARALRGDNARTNFELPLPALNSGGGLAGAADKIEPFSFEDVCGSGIEEEGILGALKAKLFDGKGLRVLPPVSCSSGMQFAGNVKKDMASTGENVPHAIGLGTLNPNQGSCSGNPAGFSKADLLSDHGNMVTGHLPAQWNQLCQTSAPTNAVWSNEPAYEVASWPTQMNHIPESAAAFGSDAETTATTTSTWQLSVATEPTIDIPYSNNPCTVELQTSRIGGMNVMSLPISQIDGIADGVLLSEQQFVHCENSGWAGVNGSWDSLLYGSSVLGPG, from the coding sequence ATGGGGATTTCGGTTGATGGTTTTCGAGGAAGAAAGAAGTCATCATCAAGAGGACACCACAGGTTCGTTGGAGTCAGGCAGAGACCTTCCGGAAGGTGGGTGGCAGAGATTAAGGATTCCTTGCAGAAGGTTAGGCTTTGGCTTGGAACATTTGATACCGCAGAGGATGCAGCCCGAGCTTATGATGATGCAGCTCGGGCCTTGCGTGGTGATAACGCCCGCACCAACTTTGAATTGCCTCTACCAGCTTTAAACTCTGGAGGTGGCCTTGCAGGTGCTGCGGATAAAATTGAGCCCTTCTCATTTGAGGATGTTTGCGGGTCGGGGATTGAAGAAGAAGGGATTCTTGGAGCACTAAAGGCCAAGCTGTTTGATGGAAAGGGACTGCGTGTTCTTCCACCTGTTAGTTGCTCTTCTGGAATGCAATTTGCAGGTAATGTTAAGAAAGACATGGCATCAACTGGTGAAAACGTTCCTCATGCGATTGGACTTGGAACTCTGAACCCTAATCAGGGTTCTTGCAGTGGTAACCCGGCTGGGTTCAGTAAGGCGGATCTTCTTTCAGATCACGGTAACATGGTGACTGGTCATCTTCCGGCCCAGTGGAATCAACTCTGCCAAACTTCTGCTCCCACAAACGCTGTGTGGTCTAACGAACCAGCATATGAAGTAGCTTCCTGGCCTACACAGATGAATCATATTCCTGAGAGTGCTGCTGCCTTTGGCTCTGATGCTGAAACTACCGCTACTACTACTTCCACATGGCAACTTTCTGTGGCTACTGAACCAACAATTGATATACCATATTCCAATAATCCATGCACAGTTGAGTTACAAACAAGCAGGATTGGTGGAATGAATGTGATGAGCTTGCCTATTTCTCAAATTGATGGAATAGCAGATGGTGTCTTGTTGTCCGAGCAACAATTCGTGCACTGCGAGAACAGCGGCTGGGCTGGGGTTAATGGCTCTTGGGATTCTCTCCTTTATGGGTCCTCAGTGCTAGGACCAGGCTGA